The DNA segment TGAAAAGGGAATCGGGCGAAACCCAATCGGGTAATGAGATGAACCATGCTACCATCCTAACCAATATATACGAATCGTCCACTGGAGTGGCAGGAGGAAACCTTGCCAAGCTGGAGGGTCGACACAAATCGGTAGGAGGAAATGCCCTAAGAGCTGCTGTAATGGGTGCCAACGATGGTCTGGTTTCAAACCTTAGTCTAATAATGGGTGTAGCAGGGGCCAGCAGCGGAAACAAGCCAATCATAATTGCCGGATTTGCCGGTATGCTTGCCGGATCAATCTCTATGGCACTGGGCGAATGGCTTTCGGTTCAAAGTTCCAGAGAACTCTATATGAAGCAGATTCAAATGGAACAGACCGAACTCGAAACATCTCCCATGGAGGAGCAAATGGAATTGTCGCTCATCTATCAATCGAAAGGCATTGCCAAAGATGTGGCTGAACAGATGGCAAGTAAAGTGATGGAAAACAAGGAGACTGCAGTGGATACGCTGGTTCGTGAAGAGTTGGGCATTGACCAGAACGACCTAGGCGGATCGGCATGGGAAGCTGCACTTACCTCATTCTTCCTCTTTACCATAGGTGCGGTAATTCCGCTAGTGCCGTTCCTATTCCTATCGGGCTATACAGCTACCATAACCAGCTTGGGCTTTAGCGTGATTGGTCTCTTTATCCTTGGAGCTGCCATTACGTTGTTTACAGGAAAGAGCATTCTCTTTTCGGGCATGCGCATGGTTGTTTTCGGACTGCTAGCCGCGGCCATAACCTTCGGTATAGGTAAACTAATTGGGGTTGTAGTGGCTTAACACTGATATCGCACCATAAGA comes from the Williamwhitmania taraxaci genome and includes:
- a CDS encoding VIT1/CCC1 transporter family protein; this translates as MLSENTDDSALSDIYKQMSEIEKIHIGRVMDMLHELEPGITIPTPSLNSRFQVRVGKIIGFDFILNNLIKLEQTMGKNSLQMKRESGETQSGNEMNHATILTNIYESSTGVAGGNLAKLEGRHKSVGGNALRAAVMGANDGLVSNLSLIMGVAGASSGNKPIIIAGFAGMLAGSISMALGEWLSVQSSRELYMKQIQMEQTELETSPMEEQMELSLIYQSKGIAKDVAEQMASKVMENKETAVDTLVREELGIDQNDLGGSAWEAALTSFFLFTIGAVIPLVPFLFLSGYTATITSLGFSVIGLFILGAAITLFTGKSILFSGMRMVVFGLLAAAITFGIGKLIGVVVA